From the genome of Triticum aestivum cultivar Chinese Spring chromosome 1A, IWGSC CS RefSeq v2.1, whole genome shotgun sequence:
AACCAGCCTGTCGGCACGAGTCAAAGTTGGATCCATGGTGGTTCCCACACCGATAAGCCCTCCTGGCACAGCAAATTGGAGTTCATTCTGCTCTGCGTAGAGCGAGACGATCCTCGAATAGATTGGGGTGCATTTGATGTTGCCACTCTCATCCTTCATGACAATGCCAGGGCGAACTTCAATATTCTGGTTCACCCTGAGGACTCCCTGTAATAAGAATCGACATTCAGTTTATGTTTACAGCCAGAGCTCTCATGATCGAATTCTGTACCAGGACTGAGATCTGCATACATACCCTGAGGATGCTGCCACCTGCTACCCCACCCCTAATTTCATCAACCTCTGAACCAGGCTTGTTGACATCAAAGGAGCGAATAACAATCATGTTGGGAGGTGAAGTGAAGTTCCTTTCTGGAATGGGGATTTTGTTAATAATATATTCACAGATCACATCAATGTTGTACTTCAGCTGTGCAGATATTGGCACCACAGGAGCACCTTCAGCTATAGTGCCCTGCACAGATGGTAgtaaaaaagatcaaaccatgaaAGGGAATACATGTATTTATAACACGGGCAATAACACACAGTAGTGACCTGGATAAATTTTTGGATTGCTTCATGCTGGTTCATTGCTGCGCTTTCCTGGATAAGATCGATCTTATTCTGCAAAATTATGAGATGCTGGAGACGCATGATTTCAACAGCTGCAAGATGCTCGGATGTCTGGGGTTGTGGGCAGCTTTCATTTGCTGCTATCAAAAGCAAGGCTCCATCCATGATAGCTGCTCCATTAAGCATTGTAGCCATGAGAATGTCATGGCCCTGTTCAACAAGGTAGATATTGTAAATACATAAAACAATTATGTAATATCATATTCAAGTTCAACTAATGAAAAGAATATCTAATGATCGATCAGATAACTCTGATGACTTCCCAATTCATATAATAATTCAGTTGAATAATTGGGAATGCACTTATTAGTGTAAACAGCCATTATCATCTATGGTGATGCAAGGGAAACCTCACGATCATAATTGACAGCAAATAAAACTGTAGGGTGCAAAATGTTACTAATCACTTGGGTACGGCAAGAAATGATCAGTGTAAGCATTCATGTACTAGATCTGTAGAAGGGAACATTCATGACAGCAAAAGGGTAGGGCTTCGTCATACCGGGCAATCAACAAAGGAAACATGTCTCAGGAGCTTCATCCTGGTGTTTTCAAACCCAGGAACATCACAGGCAGGAGTATCTTCTTTTCCGCTTCCATAAGCCCTTTATATAATTGAAATAAAAGTCAAATAATGTAAAAGAGCTTAAAACCTTGTAAATAATCACATTGACTAATTTCTGAAGGTCAAGTTTGAGATTTCAATCATGAGTTTTACATTGTATTCACTAGAAAACAATCATGTGACATACAAGTTTAATAATTTATAGGAGTACAGAACAGTGCCCCCTGAAGTTCTTTGCTCTAAATTGTAAAGAGGCTGATAGTCATAGAAGCTAATCATGTAAAAAAAGATAAGAAATTCAGCATACTTGTAACACATTGGTCGTGGACATCTGTCATCCTCGCATTTATATATTTTTGCATTAGCATAGCCCAGCTTGATAGTGATGTTACGTTCAAGCTCATTCTTGAAGCGAACAGTCTACAAATCAAAACAAAGAAATCAGAAAACAAGAATAATAATAAAGAAATTCCAAATGAAAAAGAATGTGCACATCAACATTCATCAGTTACTAATCATTCTAGAAATTATTGTAAAAAACAAAGGCAAAGAAGCATGAACTACAACAGTGCCATTACTCAAGCCAAGAAACTAGAGCACTTATATTTTTAATAGTAATTCCAAGACCAAACTTTTATCAGGTTTAAAGAAATCTGCAGTGCATTCCTAGCAAGTGCTAGGTTAGTTTACTCGTTCAAATACCAAAAGGCAATCTAAGCATGGCATATTTGAGTAGTATGGCAAACTCAGAAGAGTTACTGCTCAATGTGATAAGGCTtggaaagaaaatatggccaccgGAATGAATGATACCTGAACTCCAGATATAGCTTTCACAACAGTAGACTTTCCATGGGCCACGTGACCAATTGTACCTGAGGTGTAACATGAAGATCATAAATATTATGCCCCCGCATAAAATCAATAATTCAGATATGACCCAAATACCACAGAAAAATATAGATAAAAAAGCAAACAAGAGCAAGTGATGGTTCACAAATCAAAATTGCAAACAAAGTAACTTGTTATACTAATGAAAAGTTTGCTCCATCAAAGCCCCCTGGTATTAAGAGTTCCAATGACATTTTCCAAAACTGTGGATTTTGCATAGATATTTATTTAGTCTTAAATAAAAGACCATTCATGTGCATCACTTAAGGTAACATGTGGTCCATCAGATTATCTTAAAATAATCGTATTGCTTCCCCCATGCACTCACAAAAGGATTAAGCGCAACCAAAAAGCAACGTCAGACTTCAGTATGGTGGAAATGCTTAAACAGGTGCATAAAGAGAAAAGATAATGGTTCCAACATGTAACTGTCTATGTATCAGAGGAAAAGATAATGGTTCCAACATGTAATTATCTATGTATCAGAAAAATAAGGGGCATCATGCAAAAGACACTCCAGTCTGAATAATATGTGTAAAATAAGCATCACCAGCAAACATATGACAGTAAATAGGAACCATTCCACAGTGAATTGCACCACACTAAACGCGCAGAGCTCATTAGCTAACGAGGCACAATCCACATAGCTTGTAATGCTGTACGCCTATGAATTCTCCACACTGACTACTACTTGACATTAAACATTGCCAAAAGGATGGTATCAGTACCAATGTTGATGGTCGCTTGGCGCGAGATGACTTCGGGTGACAGCGGGTGGAGCTTGGTGACATCAAGCTTGGTTAGGTCCTGCTCCATCAATCCTCGGCGTGCCATGATTGAAACTGAAAGGAAAAAATTGATAAATAGGGTTATCAGCTTGCCTCTTCTACTCCTGTTCACTTACGCAAAGACCAATTGCAGGGAAATAGAACACGTGCTATCTCCAGCAGTCGGAACTGCAACAGACAGTACACTGATCCAAAAGGTCAACCAGAGTCTAAAATCTGACTCAAAGATGAATTGCTAATCTGATGTCACGATAGCCACTATCTACCACACACCATACAGAAGCACATCAAGCAACCGAACTAGTAGCAGCAGCCAATTCACACTAGCAGGAGCATTGGCTGTACCAACAAAACCATACTAAGCATTGACAGTGCCAGTACCATACAAAATTGTTTCACTGGCAGCCACCAGTCCAAACTAGCAATTCACACTAGAGCGATAACACACGGGAGAGGAGGCAGAGAGATGTGGAGAAGAGTGGAGACGGGACGAGAAGAGAGAGCTGAGGAACTCACCGGCGTCTGGCGCTGAGGGCGGGGCGGAGTCgggggacggcggcgaggggcgtgGAGGGGCCGGGCTCGAGCGGCTAGGGGCGTTGCGGAGGCAGCGGAGACAGCCGGCGGCGAGGGCGTGGGGcggagttggaggagggagaaagCCGGCGGCGCGCTTGGGTGGGGTGGGGGAAAACCTAACAGAGGAGCCGAGCGAGCGTGAGAGGGGAGAGGGGCCAAAGCGAGCGGGGCGAGAGAGGATGATGCGAGTTGGGGGCTCGGTGGCGGATTCGCTGTAATTTTGGGTTCGGATAGGGGCAGAGCCATGAAGCGAATCGTTTTTGTTTGCTCAGCTGACGGGCTACGCTACCTATTTCTCAAGCGTGTCTCGAAAATTAACAGGGTAAGTTTGTTTTCCCCTACAAAAATTGTTTTCCTTAAAAATGTAGGCTCTGTTTGTTCTTTCCTTTATAATTTTCCTGTGAAGATGAATCAATCAAGAATCGAAAATTGATGTTTGTCTTTGGTGGATGGATCCGGTCTTTGTTCGCCTACGTCTATGTGTctgcaggttggatcctttcgatctagcCTTCTTTTCAACGGCAGTGGTTGCTGTTCTGGTCTTaacacgacgactttccgactgtttaCTACAATAATGTTTGCCCGACTTCAAAGAGGGAGGGGCAATGATGGCGGCGTGCCtttggctcgctccagtgcttgtagtcgtcgctaggtggtcaaCGGACATGTATGTAATTCTTACTTCTGGTGTTCTTTATACTAGACAGTTGATGAACATATCGtaagttttctaaaaaaaacaataTCGTGCCACTGTCTATCATGGTGTGTCCAAAAGCATTGACCATGCGCTACGGAGTTTACATGGTAACAAGGGTTTTGTGGTTAATACACATGGACTAATAGAAAATATGCTGACCGTTCCTATTATTTATCCTGTATAAAAACCTCAGGAAGGACGAGGAAAACTTTTGGATCGTCTATTTTTTCCACAAAAAAGCAAAGCTtgcgtatcttttcattgaagaagagtagaacaagttACAAGGTCTCAAAGAAAtgaagtggagagagaggaggctaGGAATACGAAGTACGACATGCAGACTACTCCCTGACGATGTTGGCCAAGCCAAAAGCACTTACTTGTGCCCATAGCCGAGCTTCGTCCTTGATGAACTATAGGAAATGGCTCAAGGAGGGTTGTAGACCGTAAAAAACGCACCCATCTTGATGCTTCCGTAGGTTCCATGATGTCAGAAGGAAGAGGGAAGAGAGCCCTTTTCGGCAGAAGGAAGGGGACGTGGCCAAGGCATCGAGCCACCACTCCGAGAAGAGGACGTTGGGTAGGTTGGAGCAATGGTGGAATGGCACCATGCGAGGAACTCGTATCATAGCTAGCGAGAGAAGGAGCATCCAACCAGGAGTTGTTGCATGCTCTCTGGCTCCTGGTCGCAAAGGAGGCAACACTTGGCATGAGGCAAGCCATGGCGTGTGACCCTTTTCCGTGGTCCAGCACCGGACTTGGGCGGCCAGCCACATGAATATCTTGGTGTTCAAAGGCGCCCAAGTTTTCCAAGTTAGCCACCAGTGCAGGTCCGACAACGAGCCAATGAACATAGCGAAGTAGTGAGAAGTGGCGTTGTAGACTTCAGACTCAGTCCAACACCAGACGACCTTGTATGGGATATCTGAGAGGATGGTGTGACGGTGCATGCGCCAAAAGGCACCAACACCGTGTTGAATATGTTGGGCCCATCGAACGTGAAACCGAGCCGGCACGCCGCCACCGCTTCCAGGCACGCACCTTGTCGCTATTCGCAACACTTGCCAAACTCTTAGTTGGAGTGCTGGGAAGCCGATGACCGAAGCTAGGACCCATGGTTTCAATCAGTCGATCACCATAACATGATAAATGATGCACGACAGAATATTTGTAAAAGTGCCACAACACATTAGAAATGTGGATTTAACACATTACTTTTATATGACCAAATGGCGCAAATTGGTAGATTCATACATGGGGAAATTGCTGATAAAAATATCAAAGTacaaattgttggggaacatagtaattttaaaaaatttcctacgcacacgcaagatcatggtgatgcataccaacgagaggggagagtgtgatctacatacccttgtagaccgacagcggaagcgttagcacaacgcggttgatgtagtcgtacgtcttcacggcccgaccgatcaagcatcgaaactacggcacctccgagttctagcacacgttcagctcgatgacgatccccggactccgatccagcaaagtgtcggggaagagttccgtcagcacgacggcgtggtgacga
Proteins encoded in this window:
- the LOC123063082 gene encoding eukaryotic translation initiation factor 2 subunit gamma; this encodes MARRGLMEQDLTKLDVTKLHPLSPEVISRQATINIGTIGHVAHGKSTVVKAISGVQTVRFKNELERNITIKLGYANAKIYKCEDDRCPRPMCYKAYGSGKEDTPACDVPGFENTRMKLLRHVSFVDCPGHDILMATMLNGAAIMDGALLLIAANESCPQPQTSEHLAAVEIMRLQHLIILQNKIDLIQESAAMNQHEAIQKFIQGTIAEGAPVVPISAQLKYNIDVICEYIINKIPIPERNFTSPPNMIVIRSFDVNKPGSEVDEIRGGVAGGSILRGVLRVNQNIEVRPGIVMKDESGNIKCTPIYSRIVSLYAEQNELQFAVPGGLIGVGTTMDPTLTRADRLVGQVLGEIGSLPDVFVELEINFFLLRRLLGVRTKGTEKAGKVSKLTKGEILMLNIGSMSTGARVVAVKNDLAKLQLTAPVCTSKGEKVALSRRVEKHWRLIGWGQIQAGATLEVPPCPL